A section of the Telopea speciosissima isolate NSW1024214 ecotype Mountain lineage chromosome 3, Tspe_v1, whole genome shotgun sequence genome encodes:
- the LOC122656738 gene encoding transcription factor MYB1R1: MSHSCSHCGNNAHNSRTCAVTADGGGDGGFMLFGVRVTEGSISNSMRKVVSMNNLSQYDQPHEPNADVASGYASDDVVHTSAGHRERKRGVPWTEEEHRLFLLGLQKVGKGDWRGISRNFVKTRTPTQVASHAQKYFLRRSNLNRRRRRSSLFDMTPDTFMGSGNEEEQVIHQENTTQADSPPPPPMNCNIGFPVPAYPMTLTSTVLPSTGSSSSSSSIIIDTPMMENLEQGHGQTVLTNASSSTKLVRPIPVLPVPPLSKMADLNLNQKSSIDPSPLSLKLSTSSDQQPSSRHSAFQAMTSFGSGSGDLDSNGGSIISVA; this comes from the exons ATGTCGCACAGCTGTTCTCACTGCGGCAACAATGCCCACAACTCACGCACCTGCGCAGTGACCGCCGAtggaggtggtgatggtggatTCATGCTGTTTGGGGTACGAGTTACGGAAGGTTCCATCTCTAACTCGATGCGTAAGGTTGTGAGCATGAACAATCTTTCCCAGTACGACCAGCCTCACGAGCCGAACGCCGATGTTGCTTCCGGTTACGCCTCTGACGATGTCGTCCACACCTCCGCCGGTCATCGCGAGCGCAAGAGAG GAGTTCCATGGACGGAGGAAGAACACAGGCTTTTCTTACTAGGTCTTCAGAAGGTTGGGAAAGGAGATTGGAGGGGAATCTCTAGAAATTTTGTTAAGACTCGTACTCCCACCCAGGTCGCCAGTCATGCTCAGAAGTATTTCCTCCGGCGAAGCAATCTCAACCGTAGACGTCGCCGATCTAGCCTCTTCGACATGACCCCCGATACG TTCATGGGATCGggaaatgaagaagaacaagtcATCCACCAAGAAAACACAACTCAGGCAGATtcaccaccgccgccgccgATGAACTGCAATATAGGATTTCCGGTGCCGGCATATCCAATGACACTCACTTCGACCGTGCTACCAAGCActggcagcagcagcagcagcagtagcatcATCATCGATACCCCGATGATGGAGAATCTAGAGCAGGGACATGGACAAACCGTCCTTACGAATGCATCGTCATCGACGAAGCTGGTCCGTCCGATTCCTGTGCTACCGGTCCCACCCTTGTCGAAGATGGCGGATCTTAATCTGAACCAGAAGTCATCCATAGATCCTTCTCCACTGTCTCTGAAGCTCTCCACATCATCAGATCAACAACCCTCATCGAGGCATTCCGCTTTTCAGGCCATGACAAGCTTTGGCTCTGGCTCCGGCGATCTGGATTCAAATGGTGGAAGCATTATCAGTGTCgcttaa